aatcacacaagAATTAAGGTtgtgacttttgttttaatatataagactagatctcgatccgcgcaaccgcgcagattttttgttttcatttattttctataaatatttttttttcaattttaaattggtatatattataatatatatgtgttttttaatttttaaaacataataactttacagtatatttttttcattgaatagattgtttcaaactttcacatgtatttgtatattCTTCTCAGAGCCGGCTCTAACCCATGGCAACACGAACAATTGCCATGGGTCCATAGGTCCAaaattttttatgttattttactaacaaaaaaagtctatttttgtttgttaaatatCAATTAGTTGgtgaaattataataaaaaaaagtgtatgattaactaaatataatttaaatacaataagaacaaaaaattaacttacaccattttcaatttttctattaacaaaatctaatttatacacaaaaactcatttttaatttttttctttgaataccacaattttttatttagttcatgaaaatggaataaataaaagttgagaaaaaacttataaaaaggtctttattttatatttcacattacgtcattaaattttttaagacGGCACtgcttcttctatatatatttttttggattattatttcattattaaaatcgtaactatatatataaagattagtgaaatattgttttattgtcatattcaaagatattgtaacattccacaaatttagaaagtttttaaaaattaaaattttcgcttcatagatttatattatcgagtaaataattaaacatttagtttttgtttaatttttaaaataaactatatagtttaaaatttgttttcattggtttaaggtagtaaagattaatcttattatttttgttattttaaaaaaaaatctttaatatttaaaaagttaatatcgacaaatatttaaatatttagcatatagaggtatagtattacaacattaaattatatctatttaatttgtactatctataaattcaaaggatcatctattgtttaaatccaattattcatagtctaataaaaatttatggtaggcccaaaatttaaatgataagattagatattaaatgtaacatgactttctaggaataggtccattaggtccattttttaaaaaaatcacacatgaatcaaagttgtgacttctgttttaatatataagatggttttattttgttataatctTTGTAGGTTTATATTTTGAAGAATTTTACTTTTCCTTGGCCTTATGtagtaggggtgggcaaaaaaaccgaaccaaaccgagtCAAACCGAGTCAAACCGAACATATCGAATCGAaaccgattcaaaccgaaccaaagtctATTTTAAACCATTCGGTTGAAGATTTCCCCAGTCCGAATGGTtcggttttaaaccgaaccgaaccgagaaaccgatgtgtttttgtaattatttaaattaaaaatattagtaatactaatatactaaaattctaatatCATACCacgtattttccatttttttatttattaacatatattcttctaaCCGACTATGTAAtcattatttacaaaaatagaaaagtttgtatctttatattcttatatatgtaaacatggatgttaaatctaaacctaaagaaaattttattaaaaacaaaagttcttCTCCACAGCGTCACATGGAAGATGATTTattgtaagttttttaataatgatataaaaGACATTACTAATGATGTTGGGTTTTTTTTGTCTTAGTTAACTTTTATTTGctttaattcttatatatttttgtgaatttttaacggtttttatttcagttttatattgaatttagttcccatagtttatgtttacataatttatgccTAACGAAAAAAACCTAAATAAACTGATCCAAAAAATAAATCCAACTGAACCgaatacaaaccgaaccgaatataaACCGAGCCAAacataaaccgaaccaaactaactatggtttatttcaattggaaaaatactagaaccgaactaaccaaaccgaaccgaacccgaaccgagaaaataaccgaagtgcccacccctattaTCTAGGGACAAAAAAATCgaataaagaaagagaaaaggCGGAACATTATAAATTTTTCACAATACCGACGTGGCATGTGCATTAAAGCaggaggaaaaaataaattaatgaaaatgaaaaaagactAACTGTTTAACAGAAAAACTTGAGCAATTTACGGCTTTACCCCTGCAAGTAGTAGACTATAAATATGAGGGATGACTGCCTAAAACCCCCTGTAAATACCATCACCCTATCTATTCTCACCTATACTATCCAGCTCTTTACCAAACCACCTAGAGATATGAAATCTCTTTACAACTCCCCCCATTCTTTTTAATTCTGCATAGATCCCCCTCTCTAATCCAAATTCAAAAACGAAATTATAGATTTGAAATTGCGTTTTGTCAACTGTGATTCTCCATTAACTTAAACCCGACCCGACCCATAAACACCTGACCAAagttactttaaaaaaaaaattcaatttaggGGCAAATTTAAATTAGGGTTGAGTTTGTCTATCTTTTTCACGATATGACAATGACGTcaacaaaaagagagagaaaaacgaGAGAAGATAGAGAGAAACGACAGCAGCCAGGGATAGAatgagaaaataatttaaatgattgGAATCGATTTCTAGACGTGAGATTAAAggttaaaatgataaaattataagaaaaacacAAGATTTCACTGAATCGTGACAGATCTGTACTGAATATGATGATGAAATTTGCAGAAACTCTGGTCGATaactaaaagaagaagaagacttatTTACGGTTTTGCCATcacttaaaaaaacaaaaaaaatgcaaaacttGAGCTTTAAACCCAAGATTAAACGGTTGTAAACCAGCTTCCCCTCCACTAGGCTACGATAAAAACTTAGTattattacataaaacatacaataatatatatatttataaaataaagcaGATAACGGTGTCTTCGCCATCGGAATTACAGATGCTTCAAGGAGAACAAAAATGGTGACATCAAACTTGGTCGTGTTCATAAATATTACTTTATTCTTTTATCACGAGAATTATGACGATAGTCACCAGCTGTTACGTATATTGCACATAGATATGTCTAAGCCCAATGTAGCCATTTTAGTTGATGacaaatgaaagaaaaagaactaaaaatagtatattagagtttaaattgattttgttAGATAGAGATGAAAGAACTGAAATTGCAGCTGCTCATCGTTCTCTTGTAAGCTTTTGTCTTCTCCTTGCTCACGTCGTTATTATATCTCGTCTCTCCCTCTCTGCTATCGTTTCTCTATTTGTTCACGTCGTTGTCGTATCGTGAAGAAGAGAGACAAACTCAACCCTAATTTTAATTTGCccctaaattgttttttttataaagtaacTTGGGTTGGGTGTTTACGAGTCGGTCGGGTTTAAGTTAATGGGGAATCGCAGTTCACAAAACACAATTTACAAATCtatagttttgtttttgaattttgattagAGAGGGGGATCTGTGCAGAATTAAAAAGAATGGGGGGAGTTGTAAAGAGATTTTATATCTCGGGGTGGTTTGGTAAGGAGTTGAATAGTATAGGTGGAAATAGATAGGGTGATGATATTTATAGGGGGTTTTAGGCAGTCATCCCTAAATCTGACGTTGGGAtcaacaaacaatagtaacggCTTTAGTCtagtgattccagtttcgcgCTCTCTTCTCATCAGTATTTGATTTTGGCGACTCGGTGGTTTCCGATCGGCGAGGATAATGTCGATGGCGGAGAGTTCTGCGAAATCCGTCACCTCCTATCTGAGGACAGCGTGTCACTCCCGACGCGTCATCATACAACAATGTGACACCCGTCTCCCTCTCACTAAGGACGACGGACCACCAACAATATCCCGTAATATAAAAGCCCATAGACCCAATTACACTCACCCAAACCCAAATAAAAATCTGGAAAAGTCCAGTAGCACCAAGTCCGTCCAAATATCACATAATTGTTTGTCTCACCTGAAAATGGGAAGAGTGagggggtgagcgacaggggaatcgctcagtgaggtatgggatgctacccgaagtccatggacccggacatagcactccgaataaatataatttaattctaataCATGTCAAGCacggtacctaaagtacccaagcaacaaacaatggtcctagcgaggtgcacactAGCTGCCCACTAAAAGACCAAAAACACAACACAGCTCGAGATAGTGCTTGGACAccgcccgtagacgatttatcgacactCCCAGGCTACAGTtcaaccggtcgactaaagttggctgcacctccatacaatccggcatacagcagtccgtctctgtatccgtctccaaacaaaaacaatcctagctaagaatttacattaagtgaaacAATCAGTATTGAATCATCTAaccccctagttccggtttaagcaaagaacctaaaaactaaacaagcaatgacagactcgatttcacacagacggaacacattagaaataaattatacttattcgaggtcctaagtCGTGTACGAGAAGTTCGGGagtagaccctcaccttagcaattgAGAAAAgtggtatctatgaactccagctgctcaaatagactccaaatctgaaatcagatcgaaattctgGATCAGAACATCTTTCGAACGGTTAAAAACGGAACTGATAAAGGTTTGCGGAAAAGTCAACTCGCTGGTCAAAGGTCAACCCTTGACCAGAAATCAATTTGACATAACCGACCAGTTTACttaaccgaaccgaaattaATTTAAACCGGCCAAACCATTCAACTAACCGGTTtaccgagtcaaccgagttgactcgctgagttgactcggccgagttgaccgagtcaccgGCGACGGTTACCAGCGGCGACGGCGGAGGACGGCGGTGGCTTACCGGAAAGTTCActggcggcgacggcggagcacGGCGGCGGTGAGGCGGGGATCCGGCGGCGAGCGGTGGGTCGGTGGCGGAGCACAGCGACGCGGAGGCGGAAAACGGCGGCGGCGACGATTTCCAGCGTAGGCGCGTGGACGACACATGTGCAGTCGGCGTAACCTCTGGAGGCGCGTACGGCTTCGTCTGAGCTCCGATTGCGGCGTGGTCAGTGgctacggcttcgtctcgacgagaggaacacgatggtgGTCTTGCATGTACAAGATTCTCAACAGTTAAGAAGTTATCGACGAATTACTAAACGGACGAAACTAAGCTTAACTGCATGGCGGTTTTCCGGCGGTTTCTTGCTATGGCGAGCGGTGGTGACGAGCTTGGCGTCGTCACGGCATGTGGTGGTTCCGGGGCGAGCTCAGGTGGCTCCATTGAAAATGTTGTccccctccctctctctctctaaacttcTGATTTATTTTTCGTGCAGGCAAACAAGCTGCTGGAGCTGGGGAAATGGGTTTTAAAGTTCATACATTGGGCTTTTTCGATTGGGCCTTCGGGAATAGATATGGGCTTAGCTGGCTAACAAATTCAGAGACTGAAATCGGGTCTTTACAAGTTCATCGCCGGCTAGTACGAGCACGGCGAGGGAGCAAATCCTGAACAGCTGCAACGATATCTTGAACGCTCACTACGATCGAATGCCCAATGGGTAACGATTTGTTCTTTTTTGCTTTCTGGAACTGGAACTACGTCCGATTAGGGTTCTTAGTTAAGTGGATGATGGACATGCATGGAGATGTTAGTTCGACGAGTAGATATCGACCACTGATAATGTGTCATCTTGTAGTTTGATCTCAAAGTTTCTTAATGTTTTCTTGTTCGTATTCTCAATGTTTTCCCGGAAAATCTTGTGAAACGTAAAAGATTGGGTTTGGGAATGAACATCTTTAGCGATTGATTCCTAACCTCTTGCTGACTCCTAATCTTTCAGATATGAATCCGAAGTGACTAATCCTCAAGATGTACTCAACGCCTCCGACTTCTGAAACGAGCAGAAGAATCTCGTATGCTTGCGCATGAGATATGGCCAGGAGAAAAACAGGAAGCTCCAACTTTCAAAATCGCCGTTGCTAGCGTCTACGAGTCAGACCTTCACGATGAGGTAGACATATATGGTTTCTCAAATGCTTCGTAACTtgcactctttttttttctcctacACTCACTCTCGTTGTTCACAGCTTAAAGCCACCATCTCTGACAAAGGAATGGAGATTCTGTTTGGGGATACGTTTAGAACGAGGGATGGGTACTACGCCTTAGACTTGTTTCGGGTTATTGCTTATCATGACCTTGAAGAATTCTCAAATGTGCTTAAAGCTGCAATCACTGATATTGAGGTTAAGAATCTCTCTGTCTTTGGTGTTTaaagtttctttttaaaaactaaagatgAGTATCTTATGGTACAGAAAGCAAAAACATTGACTTGGGGGGTCTAGTTATTGGAGAAAACATCTCTTCTCATGTGTGAGTGTTTTGAGTGATCCATCCTAATTTATCTATCTcttttaagtatatatatagacaTGGATTCTCAGCTTCTGGTTTACAGGTATCAAGGTACACTCCATTCTAAAGAAGTTTGTGTAAGAGAGTTGCAAACCGATCCAAGCCTTTGGCAACCATCAcggttttggaaaaaaaatgaaactgttCAGGTAAAAcactatttatttatatagtttttacgTATGGTTGGTGTGGTGTGTGATGTCCCCACGTTTAACTTTATATTtgataactttttaaaattttactgcAGTGGACTTGGTCATCCCAACGTGGTACGATGTCTTGGTGCCAACACACAAGGCACCGACTTGAAAATAATCACAGGTTCAAATAATTTCCAActaacatataaatatttcatttctcTGTATTTTATTTctggtttttagatttattaaaCCTTGATTTCAGAGTACATGCATGGTGGAACCCTCTTTGACTACTTGCAACGAAATCATTGTGTTTTGACTCTCTCTCAACGGTTTAAGATGGCCATTGATGTGTGTAAAGGAATCGAGTTCCTGCATGCGAACATGATCATACATAGAAATCTGAACTCTATGAATCTTCTCTTGGATGAGAATAATGCAAGGGAAGTGAATAATTGAGTTTTCAACACTTTTTCATAATCTAAAGCATTCTCCTATGTCTTCCATTTTATCTAAGGTTGTCAAGGTTGATGTTGCTGCTGCTATGTACCTCTTGTGGGCTGGGAAGAATACCACCCCTGAACTGGAAGCTATGTTGTTGAGTCTTCCAACCCCTGAGCAGAATAACACGGAAATCAGAACATGGTGCACATGGACAGCACCGTAAGTAAGTTTCCAATGCAATTCAGGGGCATTTCTCcaacattatattttagactaaTACACACTATTGTTATAACTATAAAGGCAATGAACGAAGAAAAATATGGTGATAGAGCAGATGTGTATAGCTTTGGACTGTTGTTGTGGCAGCTGATAACTGCTAAGGTATCTCCTTTCAACCTAATGTTTGTATTTACTTACATAATTCATTTCATTTGTTATGgtgtatatatttaattacgTGATTCATATTACTTGTTATACAGGTACCATACGAGCATTTAAATAGCATATCCCCACGCCTAGTTGCACAACGTGTTATAGGGGTGAGCAGTTTATTCATTTCTTAAATACTTATATGTGCGACTGTGGAAACACTAACCTTTTTGTTGTGCATGTTTTTATCAGGGAGAAAGGCCAGCATACCAGGAAACATGAATCTGAAGCTCAAAATCATAATAGAAAACTGCTGGAATGAAGATCCATTTTTCAGGCATAGTATCTCTCGAGTGAGTACAGCATTGCACACACTGCTCTCAGCAGTGAATGAGTCTGAGCCTGAGCCTGAGCCTGAGCCTGAGCCAGAGCCTGCATCAGCTGTTCCCACAGAATCAGCCTCTACAACATCTCATTCATCTCACTCTACTTTGCCGCTAGCGAATCGATTCAGCTGTTTAGCTGACATCGAGTAAAGTTCAGGTAATGTGATTTACTAAGAAAAACATTACGTGTgtcccaaaaaaaattgaatgttaATTGTACTAATAAGTGTTTGAATGTTCTTATGCACAGGGAGTCAGGGACAAGATGCTAGCTAGGAACGTGTCCATCCTGATAAATTCTGTGTGACACATCTATATTTGCATGCCCaaaaccttcttttttttgcaTAGGCCCTTCGTGATCAATTGTGATTTCGAGATTCCAGGTGTGACTTTTAGAAAGTGCAGAACCAAATAGAAGAGTCACAACTTACAGTTCTCTTAATCGTGTATATTGCGATCTCTTGATTCTTGTAATGAACCTTTTGCAAATATGCAAACAAATCTCTTGAATCTTGTAATGACGCAACAAAAACCTGACATTTTCCATAGCTCTAGATCATACTAGTGATGTAATGATCTCTTATTCACTTTCCAATTTAGTTTAACATCGGTACGCTTTTGATTACTGGCGAGAACAGAGACGTGAAACAAACGGAAGCAGTTTAAAGAGACGACAACAACACATGTTTACTATACATTCTACGTGAATTTCGTGTCCACAATATTTctcagctttcttcttcttagccTCTTTAGGCTTTGTAAAGGTATTGGAGAGGTAAGAGGAACAGGATTTGATCAGTCATATTGAATTTCATTAAAAAGTAGCGCAATGGCGTACAGTTATAAGCcgacaaaatataattaaatcagttataaacATTGGGACGTATGAAAAAACACAATCTACAGATTATCCAGCCAATATTGGGCTTCTCTTATCCAATTGAACACTCCAAAACtcaactctgttttttttttactgaaaccAAAAGTAACTCTGTTGTAATGATCAAATACTGAAAGTCAACTTTTGTGGCTGTTTTAGGTTAGGATATCGTTTTAGCTtgtattcattataattattcTTTTTCCGAGCTTAAAGTTTCAGAttattaactaattttatattgtttgcgGGTCTGTTTGTTTGATGTGCAAGAAAGTAAAAAGACACGAGTTCTCAAGATCAATGTGATTTTGGTATGTCTTGGTGAGCTCAAAACCTAGCTCACTAGAGTATATTGATCAGAAGCAACTTTACAAGAAATCATTCACACCCAACTCTCCTCACACACACAGAAATTTCTCAGAAAATGAAGTTGTCACACTAATAGTTGTTACATTGAAGATCTTGGAGAATATCATTctaatagagagagaaaatttgAACTTTCTTTACAGTGAGACTAGCCAACTTATTTTAGGAGTATGCTTGCATGCATGAGAAATTGAAGAAAAACAAACTTATATTAATTGGACAAAGCAAACTTGCACATGAAAAATAATCAGAAAGGAACAAGGCGTAAACTTACAAACGTTTATATGAATACTGATTACGTGCATATTGATATGACCATTAGTTGATCAACACAcacatatttcaaatttattgcaataaaactttaaaaatacgTTGGAAAAGATGAGAAAGCTTTCAATGCTTCGATTCTCTAGTTCAGTCTAGGTTTCTCTTATTACAATCACCAATAACGGTTTCCATCTTGTCTTTGTCTTCTTGTGCACATCGTGTTCTCACCTGCAAAGAATATACAATACACAATATAATTGCTGTGATGCATGCTTCCACATAGGATTTTACTTGTTAACTAAACAAATAGATGTCGTAAGTATTGAGAAATTAATTACCGTGACAGAGAATTCTAATAGTGgtatggaggaggaggagatttgTAGAGGTAAGGATGGTGTGGGGGAGAGTAGTGGTGgactggaggaggaggtgaCTTATATACGTACTTTTTCTTAGGTGGTGGTGGGGAATGATAAACCGGAGGAGGAGAGTAGTGCTTAACCGGAGGAGGAGGGGATTTGTAGACGTAGTGCTtctttggtggtggtggagaatgGTAAACCGGTGGTGGGGAATAGTGTTTAACTGGAGGAGGAGGGGATTTGTACACGTAATGTTTCTTTGGTGGTGGTGGGGAATGGTAAACCGGAGGGGGAGAGTAGTGTTTcactggaggaggaggagatttgTAGACGTAGTGTTTCTTTGGTGGGGGTGGGGAATGGTAAACTGGAGGAGGGGAGTAGTGCTTAACCGGGGGAGGAGGGGATTTGTACACGTAGTGTTtctttggtggtggtggagagtgGTAAACTGGAGGTGGAGAATAGTGCTTaactggaggaggaggtgatTTGTACACGTAGTGTTtctttggtggtggtggagagtgGTAAACCGGGGGAGGAGAGTAGTGTTTAAccggtggtggaggagatttgtaGACATAATGCTTTTTAGGTGGGGGTGGGGAATGGTAAACTGGAGGTGGTGAGTAGTGTTtaaccggaggaggaggagatttgTATACGTAATGTTTTTTGGGTGGTGGTGGTGAATGGTAGACTGGTGGGGGAGAGTAGTGCATAACAGGTGGGGGTGGAGATTTGTACACATAGTGCTTCTTGGGTGGTGGTGGAGAATGGTAAACAGGAGGAGGAGAATAGTGTTTAACCGGAGGAGGAGGGGATTTGTACACATAGTGCTtctttggtggtggtggagaatgGTAAACCGGTGGTGGAGAGTAGTGCTTAACCGGAGGAGGAGGGGATTTGTACTCGTAGTGCTTttttggtggtggtggagagtgATAAACCGGTGGTGGAGAATAATGCTTGACCGGAGGAGGAGGGGATTTGTATTCGTAGTGTTTTttaggtggtggtggagaatgGTAAACTGGAGGGGGAGAGTAATGCTTAACAGGAGGAGGTGGAGATTTGTATTGGTAGTGTTTAACCGGAGGTGGAGGAGAAGAGTAGAAGTAGTTAGCGGTTGATTGAGATACAAAGGTGAGAGAGATTGTCAAGACAAGCAAAGTTGCTACTAAAGAGGCCATTGGAGACCCCATTGATTGTTTTGTTGCTTTGGTTTATGCTCTTAGAGTCTTCGCTCACACCCTTTATATAGCTGTTTTCAGTTTCACTTTTTGACATTGATATACCTCACtgaaaaattgtaaattaaGCAACGTAAAAAGTACAAGCAGTTCTGTACAACgaacatatattaaatattatagagaACGAACTGATATTGGTCTCTCCGATTTTCGTTATTGTTATAATTACTAtcattatgtatatttatttttttttaattaaagttttaattatCATTATATATTAAGCCGTCAATGATTGACATGTTCTCCATGTTCGAACAACGTACTCGTGATTTTCTTATAACGTTGGATCTAGagtctcttttttttctgaaaccTTATGATTTTTACAAAGCTCCTTTTGATACTTCTTTATAAAGACATTATACTTGAGAACAGTTATATAACAATGCCATAAACGCATATAAGTAATACTTGTAGAACGTCG
This region of Brassica napus cultivar Da-Ae chromosome C5, Da-Ae, whole genome shotgun sequence genomic DNA includes:
- the LOC111211596 gene encoding extensin-3, with product MGSPMASLVATLLVLTISLTFVSQSTANYFYSSPPPPVKHYQYKSPPPPVKHYSPPPVYHSPPPPKKHYEYKSPPPPVKHYSPPPVYHSPPPPKKHYEYKSPPPPVKHYSPPPVYHSPPPPKKHYVYKSPPPPVKHYSPPPVYHSPPPPKKHYVYKSPPPPVMHYSPPPVYHSPPPPKKHYVYKSPPPPVKHYSPPPVYHSPPPPKKHYVYKSPPPPVKHYSPPPVYHSPPPPKKHYVYKSPPPPVKHYSPPPVYHSPPPPKKHYVYKSPPPPVKHYSPPPVYHSPPPPKKHYVYKSPPPPVKHYSPPPVYHSPPPPKKHYVYKSPPPPVKHYSPPPVYHSPPPPKKHYVYKSPPPPVKHYSPPPVYHSPPPPKKKYVYKSPPPPVHHYSPPHHPYLYKSPPPPYHY